From one Gossypium hirsutum isolate 1008001.06 chromosome D08, Gossypium_hirsutum_v2.1, whole genome shotgun sequence genomic stretch:
- the LOC107900733 gene encoding uncharacterized protein produces MISRTRNLISKLPLRCNSSSFFISPPPFNPKFIASTTFGSIQSHPSPSLSTLNQIASHFYSVRSLSSCSCSKPKAPLNFNCSSIERTQSVLLGPRYLSTISSSSSPGPKSDDEKSHTSSSESHPSQNPDFKHQEIEGPTVERDLSALANETREVLEAMMKNIYGLSKAVAVLGLVHLGLGAWISYAYGSGAHPLGEVSVQSILAFGFPFTLAFMLRQSVKPMYFFKMMEERGRLQILTLTLQVAKSLNVLFVRFRVVSVLCIAGASIGLLFNVLSK; encoded by the coding sequence ATGATCTCTCGTACACGCAATTTAATCTCGAAGCTCCCCCTCCGCTGCAattcatcttctttcttcatCTCTCCGCCTCCTTTCAACCCTAAGTTCATCGCTTCCACAACTTTCGGTTCCATCCAATCCcatccctctccctctctctcaacCCTAAACCAAATCGCTTCTCACTTCTACTCTGTTAGATCACTCTCATCGTGTTCTTGTTCCAAACCCAAAGCGCCGCTTAACTTCAATTGTTCTTCAATTGAACGAACCCAAAGTGTACTACTTGGTCCCAGATATCTTTCaacaatttcttcttcttctagcCCTGGCCCAAAATCCGACGATGAGAAATCACACACCAGTAGCAGTGAATCCCATCCGAGTCAAAACCCTGATTTCAAGCACCAAGAAATCGAGGGACCAACTGTGGAACGTGATTTATCAGCATTGGCTAATGAGACAAGAGAGGTTCTTGAAGCAATGATGAAGAACATATATGGACTTAGTAAAGCAGTGGCTGTTCTGGGTCTGGTCCACCTTGGTCTTGGAGCTTGGATATCCTATGCTTATGGTTCTGGAGCACACCCATTAGGTGAGGTTTCCGTTCAAAGTATCTTGGCATTTGGGTTCCCTTTTACGCTGGCGTTTATGCTGCGGCAATCAGTGAAGCCAATGTACTTCTTCAAGATGATGGAGGAGCGAGGTAGGCTACAGATTCTGACTCTTACTCTTCAGGTTGCTAAAAGCTTGAATGTTTTGTTTGTTCGGTTCCGTGTGGTTTCTGTGTTGTGTATTGCAGGGGCGTCAATTGGGTTGTTGTTCAACGTGTTATCTAAGTGA